The following is a genomic window from Aphis gossypii isolate Hap1 chromosome X, ASM2018417v2, whole genome shotgun sequence.
ttgtttaatgtcttaaaaatattaagagaaataaaaataaattagctgacttttattcaaatagatatataatggGTGATCGACACAAGACTCCTAGATTGTATAAAAGTGGAtcacaaaaaagaaaattagcTGCGGATCGACAAAAAAATTCAGAGGAAAGTCTATCTTCCATTCCTAAACTGACTAATTATTTCTCTACTTCCAGACTGTTGGCTAAAAATTCTAGTAGTCAATTAACAAAAGATTTAGTAAATGTTGTCGATATATCTAACAATCAATCAGAATTCGATGAAAAATTAGAtgttcaattacaaaataataaagtagatGTTAACACAGACCCAGTGCTACAACTgggatttgaaaattatattggtcCATTAACGAACAATTTAGTGACAAATGTTGTCAATGCATCAAAAAATGATCCAgaatatgttgaaaatatagataaccaattacaaaaaaaaaacaatgtcacaaaaaataaaatagtagatAATAACACAGAGTCGATGCAACTGGGGTTTGAAAATGATATTGGTCTCTGGCCGAATAAATGTACGAACGAAATTATATCCTTTTGgttaaaaaaaggttttaatgACTTACAGAACTGTGATGaagaattatttgaaaaatcgtCCGTTATTCAAGATCGGTGTGAACGTCCAGATCATGGTAGTAGAAAATGTTCgattaatctttttaaaagaatttcgaaaaataaagaaattgttAACCGTTTCTGGCTTTGCTTTTCTCCAAGCACTGggaaaatttattgttacgtTTGTAAACTTTTAGAAACTAATCAAGgcaatatatctaataatggGTATGTGTGATTGGAAGCATGCATCTGAACGACTACGTCAACATGAAACATCTAAAGAGCACTTACAAGGGTTATAATACTATCACAACGAGGAAAAGAAATAGGTTGTATTgacaaaagtttaaaacaacAGATGAACGAAGAAGAAAGTGGTTATTGGAATAAAATTCTTATGCGCGTAGTTAGTACGATAAAATTTCTCTGTGAGCGTGGATTGGCGTTAAGAGgtcaaaatgaaattattggaTCATCAAAAAACGGAAATTATCTTGGCATTTTAGAGTTGATAGCAGAATATGATCCATTTCTTTCAGCACATATAAAGAAACATGCAAATAAAGGAAGTGGCCATACAAATTATCTTTCGTCTACAATCTGTGAAGAACTGGTTAGTTAATGGCCAAGAGCGTActcaatgaaataattactagactaaaaatatcaaaatattattcagtcTCTGTTGATTCCACTCCAGATGAAGGGCACATAGATCAACTCACGGTAATATTTCGTTACATGGAAAACCTTATTCCTGTAGAAagatttttaacgtttttaccTAACAGTGGACATACGGGTAAAGCTATAGCTGAAACACTTATTCACTtcttaaatgaatataacatCGATATAAAAGACTGTCGGGGGCAGTCATATGACAACGCTGCAAACATGAGTGGGAAATACAATGGAATGCAAGCTTTTATAAAACGAGTAAATGGTTACGCAATTTTTGTGCCATGCTGTGGgcattcattaaatttagttgGAAAAACAGCAGCTAATTCATGTCCTACTGCTATAAAATTCTTTGATTtcgttcaaaatatatacgtattttttacATCATCTCCGTCaagatatcaaattttaaccaaaaagttatcattgaaaaattcgAATACACAATTTCATGttcctaaaaatttaaatgatactcGTTGGTCATGTAGAGCAGATGCCACCAAAGCATTAGTATTAggttataatgaatttaaagagACTTtggaatatatttcaaaagacCCAGAGCAAAAAGAAGTTGTTAAAAATGAAGCGAATGGACTTCTGAAAAAAATCACTAGTTTtgaaattgcattttatttattattttggaatgACATTTTAGACCGCTTCAACGCCACAAATCACTTGTTACAAAATCCTAAGATGGTTCTTCAATCTGCGGTAACAGCTCTTACTTCTTTGAAGCTTTTTGTTCAAGATAAACGTAATTCATTTGACGATTATGAAGAAACGGCCAAAAAAATGTCAGGAAAAACCGACTACCCTGAAATTCGAATTCGCTCACAAAATGTAAGACTCACTCCATTGGAAAATAGAAACCAGGAAACTACTCAATTATCTCAAAGAGAAAAATTCCGATCTGAAAACTTTCTCCCGGTTATCGATCAGTTGTATACATCTCTAACTGATAGAATAAAAgcctatgatataatatgtaaacgaTTCggatttttcaga
Proteins encoded in this region:
- the LOC126552405 gene encoding zinc finger MYM-type protein 1-like, translating into MAKSVLNEIITRLKISKYYSVSVDSTPDEGHIDQLTVIFRYMENLIPVERFLTFLPNSGHTGKAIAETLIHFLNEYNIDIKDCRGQSYDNAANMSGKYNGMQAFIKRVNGYAIFVPCCGHSLNLVGKTAANSCPTAIKFFDFVQNIYVFFTSSPSRYQILTKKLSLKNSNTQFHVPKNLNDTRWSCRADATKALVLGYNEFKETLEYISKDPEQKEVVKNEANGLLKKITSFEIAFYLLFWNDILDRFNATNHLLQNPKMVLQSAVTALTSLKLFVQDKRNSFDDYEETAKKMSGKTDYPEIRIRSQNVRLTPLENRNQETTQLSQREKFRSENFLPVIDQLYTSLTDRIKAYDIICKRFGFFRKLGNIEPSELLLSATNLVNIYSEDLEATLGNELLQFNSLVNLRQKDCGKEESWELFLFRILYEDNLKVTFPNVEIALRMYLVLMVANSSGERSFSKMKLIKNRLRTTMTQDRLTNLTILSIESDILRSLDFEHTIKQFSINKSRKVCLL
- the LOC126552404 gene encoding uncharacterized protein LOC126552404, with product MGDRHKTPRLYKSGSQKRKLAADRQKNSEESLSSIPKLTNYFSTSRLLAKNSSSQLTKDLVNVVDISNNQSEFDEKLDVQLQNNKVDVNTDPVLQLGFENYIGPLTNNLVTNVVNASKNDPEYNCDEELFEKSSVIQDRCERPDHGSRKCSINLFKRISKNKEIVNRFWLCFSPSTGKIYCYVCKLLETNQGNISNNGALTRVIILSQRGKEIGCIDKSLKQQMNEEESGYWNKILMRVVSTIKFLCERGLALRGQNEIIGSSKNGNYLGILELIAEYDPFLSAHIKKHANKGSGHTNYLSSTICEELVS